In one Juglans regia cultivar Chandler chromosome 11, Walnut 2.0, whole genome shotgun sequence genomic region, the following are encoded:
- the LOC108992125 gene encoding bifunctional 3-dehydroquinate dehydratase/shikimate dehydrogenase, chloroplastic-like isoform X1, with translation MAFKNNILVCTPLECETEEEMVGSMEIAKAEGADLVELCVDSMSFSHISEVKKLIQHRTLPAIVSYRLKSSRTSGKGVSKCLCLQVLRLALEVDVEFVEMDYEVASDIIVMAEHLYGRVNSRIIVSSYVNGGKPSTEKLGHLIACMQSTGADVIKLVIDVDYITDLAPVFEMLTHCQVPLIVIAAGSRGLISQLLGPKFGGFLVYGSLECKSIPGLPTLLSIKHVYKLEHLNADTKVFGLISNPVGHSKGPILHNPAFRHSGYNGIYVPMLVDDIKEFFQTYTGTDFAGFSVGIPHKEAAVGCCDEVHPLAKSIGAVNTIVRRPIDGKLIGYNTDCEASITAIEDALRDRRLLNGEASDTSPIAGKTFVLVGAGGAGRALAFGAKSRGARVVIFNRSYERAKALADAVSGKAFPYECLERFSPEKDMILANASAIGMEPNSDQTPVSKDALRAYGLVFDAVYTPRNTRLLQEAAEIGATVVSGVEMFIRQALGQFRLFTGGLGNLVVGNTSVVLLCSSRGFHAQAGSGTILILIPKCYTSNHRRLGRKCSAAA, from the exons aTGGCATTCAAGAACAACATCCTAGTCTGCACACCACTGGAATGTGAAACTGAGGAAGAAATGGTGGGTTCCATGGAGATAGCCAAGGCAGAAGGTGCAGACCTTGTGGAGCTTTGTGTCGATTCCATGTCCTTCTCCCACATTTCTGAGGTTAAGAAGCTCATTCAACACAGAACTCTCCCTGCCATTGTCTCTTACAG GCTGAAATCGTCGAGGACCTCAGGCAAAGGAGTCAGCAAGTGTCTCTGCTTGCAAGTACTGAGACTGGCTCTTGAAGTAGATGTTGAATTCGTTGAAATGGACTATGAG GTAGCATCGGATATTATTGTCATGGCTGAGCACTTGTACGGGCGTGTGAATAGCAGAATTATCGTATCAAGTTATGTGAACGGCGGGAAACCTTCGACAGAGAAACTGGGTCATctgattgcatgcatgcaatctACTGGGGCAGATGTTATCAAGCTTGTAATTGACGTGGATTATATCACTGATCTAGCACCGGTTTTTGAGATGCTCACTCATTGCCAG GTGCCATTAATTGTTATTGCAGCGGGCAGTAGAGGTCTAATAAGCCAGCTCTTGGGTCCTAAATTTGGTGGTTTTCTAGTCTATGGATCTCTGGAATGCAAATCAATACCTGGGTTGCCAACTTTACTCAGCATTAAACACGTTTACAAGCTTGAACACCTGAACGCAGATACGAAAGTTTTTGGTCTCATTTCAAACCCGGTAGGCCATAGCAAGGGTCCCATTCTGCACAACCCTGCATTCAGACACAGTGGATATAATGGAATTTACGTCCCCATGCTCGTCGATGATATCAAGGAGTTCTTTCAAACCTATACGGGCACCGACTTCGCAGGTTTCAG TGTTGGAATCCCACACAAGGAAGCAGCAGTTGGATGCTGTGATGAAGTACATCCATTGGCTAAG TCCATAGGAGCTGTAAACACTATAGTAAGAAGGCCTATTGATGGGAAGCTGATTGGTTATAATACAGATTGTGAGGCTTCTATCACTGCAATTGAGGATGCACTAAGAG ATAGACGACTTCTCAATGGGGAAGCATCAGATACTTCTCCTATAGCTGGGAAAACTTTTGTTTTGGTTGGAGCAGGGGGTGCAGGAAGAGCACTTGCCTTTGGAGCTAAAAGTAGAGGAGCTAGGGTTGTCATATTCAACAGGAGTTATG AAAGAGCAAAGGCTCTTGCAGATGCAGTTTCAGGAAAAGCTTTTCCATATGAATGTCTAGAAAGATTCAGCCCAGAGAAGGACATGATCCTTGCCAATGCTTCTGCAATAGGAATGGAACCTAATTCAGATCAAACTCCTGTTTCAAAG GACGCCCTGAGAGCATATGGACTAGTTTTTGATGCGGTTTATACGCCTAGAAATACACGGCTCTTGCAAGAGGCTGCAGAGATAGGGGCCACTGTGGTGAGTGGAGTTGAGATGTTTATCAGGCAGGCCCTTGGGCAGTTCAGACTGTTCACTGGTGGCTTAG GAAACTTGGTAGTTGGTAACACTTCAGTTGTACTACTTTGCAGCTCCAGAGGATTTCATGCGCAAGCTGGTTCTGGAACAATTCTGATTCTTATACCCAAGTGTTACACTTCTAACCATAGGAGGCTGGGAAGGAAGTGCAGTGCGGCGGCATGA
- the LOC108992125 gene encoding bifunctional 3-dehydroquinate dehydratase/shikimate dehydrogenase, chloroplastic-like isoform X2 gives MAFKNNILVCTPLECETEEEMVGSMEIAKAEGADLVELCVDSMSFSHISEVKKLIQHRTLPAIVSYRLKSSRTSGKGVSKCLCLQVLRLALEVDVEFVEMDYEVASDIIVMAEHLYGRVNSRIIVSSYVNGGKPSTEKLGHLIACMQSTGADVIKLVIDVDYITDLAPVFEMLTHCQVPLIVIAAGSRGLISQLLGPKFGGFLVYGSLECKSIPGLPTLLSIKHVYKLEHLNADTKVFGLISNPVGHSKGPILHNPAFRHSGYNGIYVPMLVDDIKEFFQTYTGTDFAGFSVGIPHKEAAVGCCDEVHPLAKSIGAVNTIVRRPIDGKLIGYNTDCEASITAIEDALRDRRLLNGEASDTSPIAGKTFVLVGAGGAGRALAFGAKSRGARVVIFNRSYERAKALADAVSGKAFPYECLERFSPEKDMILANASAIGMEPNSDQTPVSKDALRAYGLVFDAVYTPRNTRLLQEAAEIGATVVSGVEMFIRQALGQFRLFTGGLAPEDFMRKLVLEQF, from the exons aTGGCATTCAAGAACAACATCCTAGTCTGCACACCACTGGAATGTGAAACTGAGGAAGAAATGGTGGGTTCCATGGAGATAGCCAAGGCAGAAGGTGCAGACCTTGTGGAGCTTTGTGTCGATTCCATGTCCTTCTCCCACATTTCTGAGGTTAAGAAGCTCATTCAACACAGAACTCTCCCTGCCATTGTCTCTTACAG GCTGAAATCGTCGAGGACCTCAGGCAAAGGAGTCAGCAAGTGTCTCTGCTTGCAAGTACTGAGACTGGCTCTTGAAGTAGATGTTGAATTCGTTGAAATGGACTATGAG GTAGCATCGGATATTATTGTCATGGCTGAGCACTTGTACGGGCGTGTGAATAGCAGAATTATCGTATCAAGTTATGTGAACGGCGGGAAACCTTCGACAGAGAAACTGGGTCATctgattgcatgcatgcaatctACTGGGGCAGATGTTATCAAGCTTGTAATTGACGTGGATTATATCACTGATCTAGCACCGGTTTTTGAGATGCTCACTCATTGCCAG GTGCCATTAATTGTTATTGCAGCGGGCAGTAGAGGTCTAATAAGCCAGCTCTTGGGTCCTAAATTTGGTGGTTTTCTAGTCTATGGATCTCTGGAATGCAAATCAATACCTGGGTTGCCAACTTTACTCAGCATTAAACACGTTTACAAGCTTGAACACCTGAACGCAGATACGAAAGTTTTTGGTCTCATTTCAAACCCGGTAGGCCATAGCAAGGGTCCCATTCTGCACAACCCTGCATTCAGACACAGTGGATATAATGGAATTTACGTCCCCATGCTCGTCGATGATATCAAGGAGTTCTTTCAAACCTATACGGGCACCGACTTCGCAGGTTTCAG TGTTGGAATCCCACACAAGGAAGCAGCAGTTGGATGCTGTGATGAAGTACATCCATTGGCTAAG TCCATAGGAGCTGTAAACACTATAGTAAGAAGGCCTATTGATGGGAAGCTGATTGGTTATAATACAGATTGTGAGGCTTCTATCACTGCAATTGAGGATGCACTAAGAG ATAGACGACTTCTCAATGGGGAAGCATCAGATACTTCTCCTATAGCTGGGAAAACTTTTGTTTTGGTTGGAGCAGGGGGTGCAGGAAGAGCACTTGCCTTTGGAGCTAAAAGTAGAGGAGCTAGGGTTGTCATATTCAACAGGAGTTATG AAAGAGCAAAGGCTCTTGCAGATGCAGTTTCAGGAAAAGCTTTTCCATATGAATGTCTAGAAAGATTCAGCCCAGAGAAGGACATGATCCTTGCCAATGCTTCTGCAATAGGAATGGAACCTAATTCAGATCAAACTCCTGTTTCAAAG GACGCCCTGAGAGCATATGGACTAGTTTTTGATGCGGTTTATACGCCTAGAAATACACGGCTCTTGCAAGAGGCTGCAGAGATAGGGGCCACTGTGGTGAGTGGAGTTGAGATGTTTATCAGGCAGGCCCTTGGGCAGTTCAGACTGTTCACTGGTGGCTTAG CTCCAGAGGATTTCATGCGCAAGCTGGTTCTGGAACAATTCTGA
- the LOC108992124 gene encoding uncharacterized protein LOC108992124, which yields MRSLHFTPATTLISNGNPRISLASGSPDLYFPISFMPIQPLKHSVTLLKPQSYPKPQINARGGGGGEEDPDSQEAQVQDLRVPEHWLIPSKALEESEWLRFTLHKWLDDEYCPEETNVEISKVAANSFYKSLLEKQTDLGEILLKMARELESISYQESFHGAFSSANAAVNLIAQRIEQV from the exons ATGAGGTCCTTGCATTTTACACCAGCAACTACACTAATTTCAAACGGTAATCCTCGTATATCACTCGCTAGTGGCTCTCCTGACCTCTATTTCCCGATTTCATTTATGCCAATTCAACCTCTTAAACATTCAGTCACTCTTCTAAAACCCCAGTCTTATCCGAAGCCACAGATTAATGcacgaggaggaggaggaggagaagaagaccCAGATTCCCAAGAGGCTCAAGTTCAAGACTTGAGGGTCCCAGAGCATTGGTTGATTCCCTCCAAGGCCTTGGAG GAATCTGAGTGGCTCAGGTTTACCCTTCACAAATGGTTGGATGATGAGTATTGTCCCGAGGAAACCAACGTGGAAATCAGCAAGGTTGCTGCCAACTCATTCTACAAATCTTTGCTAGAGAAACAAACAGACCTTGGTGAAATCTTGTTGAAGATGGCTAGAGAATTGGAATCCATCTCCTACCAAGAGAGCTTTCATGGGGCGTTCTCCTCAGCCAATGCAGCGGTAAACTTAATTGCCCAACGCATAGAGCAGGTTTAG
- the LOC108992128 gene encoding auxin response factor 4-like, whose amino-acid sequence MGSVGDLQGANLSATVSESDSRGRMGGGLPADQYDQGERDILDAKLWYACAGPRVYVPRPGEKVFYFPQGHMEQVEAYTQQDGTREMPIYNVPSKILCKVVHVHLKAEAQTDEVFAQVTLLPEPEQDRLILEDETALSSPPRTSACSFVKKLTASDTSTHGGFSVRKPHARKCFPPLDMSQQPPVQELVAKDLQGLEWNFRHVFRGRPKRHLLTSGWSTFVTAKKLVAGDACIFLRGENGQLRVGVRRAVKPPNNASASVISGCSMHHGILASASHAVSTGTLFTVYYRPWTSPSEFIIPFEQYMKLDKIVYSVGTRFTMPFEGEECSEKRFSGTIVGVENIDCIRWPGSEWRCLKVQWDRTSDTFLLQPERVSPWNIELIESTNKKPTSTISERKRTRSINASLPGFSSLTRDGLFHGSIGYASKRHKEVLQGQENKKTSGQELDAETPPTIPHLLPLSDPDWCHRLMGLENKPCFPIHDHFHQHNSSTISCPGGNIMAPCPTYQWPPIFANGVCDNISVSRNISVSNVTISNSGSHEFRSSESRDENDGPLSQPTSCARYMLFGVNLANSHPELPSPQVATYCELSSPCSFPPTSESCVSETIQVSESSKNSPCILLKKQCENCSVTNRSCTKVLKHGTALGRSVDLVRFNGYDELISEFDEMFDFKGSLIDRSSGWHVAYTDYEGDMMLIGDCPWQEFCFNVQKMFICPKEEIDKLIQTQQIQLTSSCSLSRLIMSSFSSINLVE is encoded by the exons atgggTAGCGTTGGCGATCTACAAGGGGCTAATTTGAGTGCCACCGTTTCGGAAAGTGACAGCAGAGGACGTATGGGCGGTGGCTTGCCTGCTGATCAATACGACCAAG gagagagagatatattGGACGCTAAACTGTGGTATGCCTGTGCGGGCCCTCGTGTCTACGTTCCGCGTCCTGGGGAGAAGGTTTTCTACTTCCCCCAAGGTCACATGGAACAG GTTGAGGCATACACCCAACAAGATGGTACGAGGGAAATGCCAATTTACAACGTACCTTCTAAGATCCTCTGCAAGGTTGTTCATGTTCATCTAAAG GCTGAAGCTCAAACAGATGAGGTGTTTGCTCAAGTTACTTTGCTTCCAGAGCCAGAG CAAGACAGGCTAATTTTGGAGGATGAAACTGCTTTGTCATCACCTCCAAGAACCAGTGCATGTTCCTTTGTCAAAAAACTCACTGCCTCTGACACAAGCACACATGGTGGATTCTCTGTTCGTAAGCCACATGCTCGCAAGTGCTTCCCTCCTCTG GACATGTCTCAGCAACCACCAGTACAAGAACTGGTCGCTAAAGACTTGCAAGGGCTTGAATGGAACTTTCGCCATGTTTTCCGTG GTCGACCAAAGCGGCACTTGCTCACCAGTGGTTGGAGTACCTTTGTGACTGCAAAAAAGCTAGTTGCTGGTGATGCATGCATCTTCCttag AGGAGAGAATGGGCAACTTCGTGTTGGGGTTCGACGTGCAGTTAAACCACCAAATAATGCCTCAGCATCCGTCATATCTGGCTGCAGCATGCACCATGGTATACTTGCCAGTGCTTCCCATGCTGTTTCTACTGGAACTTTGTTCACAGTGTACTATCGCCCTTG GACAAGTCCTTCTGAATTTATTATTCCTTTTGAGCAATACATGAAGTTAGACAAAATTGTCTATTCTGTGGGAACGAGGTTTACAATGCCATTTGAAGGGGAAGAATGTTCAGAAAAGAG ATTTTCAGGTACCATAGTTGGTGTTGAAAATATCGATTGTATTAGGTGGCCTGGTTCAGAATGGAGATGCCTCAAG GTGCAATGGGATCGCACATCAGACACATTCTTGCTGCAACCTGAAAGGGTTTCCCCTTGGAACATCGAGCTGATAGAATCAACTAATAAGAAGCCCACTTCTACAATATCTGAACGAAAGAGGACACGATCAATTAATGCATCATTGCCTGGGTTTTCTAGCTTGACCAGAGACG GCTTATTTCATGGTTCGATTGGGTACGCATCTAAAAGACACAAAGAGGTCTTGCAAGgtcaagaaaacaagaaaaccaGTGGTCAAGAACTGGATGCAGAAACCCCACCAACAATACCACATTTGTTACCCTTATCAGATCCTGATTGGTGCCACAGACTAATGGGATTGGAGAATAAACCATGTTTTCCAATACATGATCACTTTCATCAACATAACAGTAGCACAATATCATGTCCTGGTGGAAATATAATGGCTCCTTGCCCCACTTACCAGTGGCCCCCAATATTTGCTAATGGAGTTTGTGACAATATTTCAGTTAGCAGGaacatttcagtttcaaatGTTACCATAAGCAATTCCGGGTCCCATGAATTCAGGTCTTCTGAATCGAGGGATGAAAATGACGGTCCACTTTCCCAACCAACTAGTTGTGCAAGATACATGCTTTTTGGGGTCAATTTGGCCAATAGTCACCCGGAGCTCCCTTCACCACAAGTTGCCACTTATTGTGAGCTTTCAAGTCCTTGTTCTTTCCCCCCAACATCTGAGTCTTGTGTTTCTGAAACTATCCAGGTTTCAGAGTCCTCTAAGAATAGCCCTTGCATTCTTCTGAAGAAACAATGCGAGAATTGTTCTGTCACTAACAGAAGTTGCACAAAG GTTCTCAAGCATGGAACTGCTCTCGGTAGATCAGTTGATCTTGTGCGTTTCAATGGTTATGATGAACTCATTTCTGAGTTTGACGAGATGTTTGATTTCAAAGGAAGCTTGATTGATAGAAGCAGTGGGTGGCATGTAGCCTACACTGATTATGAAGGAGATATGATGCTGATAGGAGATTGCCCCTGGCA GGAATTTTGCTTCAATGTGCAAAAAATGTTCATCTGCCCAAAGGAAGAAATTGACAAGCTGATTCAAACTCAACAGATCCAACTCACCTCTAGTTGCTCATTGTCAAGGTTAATTATGTCGTCTTTCTCATCCATCAACTTAgttgaatga